In one Halosimplex halophilum genomic region, the following are encoded:
- a CDS encoding MFS transporter gives MNSNDRAITALASLAHGAVHTYEMTVPLFVVVWLTEFDAIPLGVASVDVTTATVGVVVTLGYGLFGLGALPGGVLVDRVGSRRLISACLLGMGLSYVLLGLAPNMLVVAAALVLWGIAASVYHPAGLSLISKGVEERGTGLAYHGIAGNLGIGLGPLAATVMLLFVEWRTVALVLGAPAVLAAAYAARADFDETAAVAESEAAADGGSKATSGVDDLGEFLAESRRLLAGGFVLVFVVVMCSGLYYRGVLTFLPELLRGLPGFDPIPADALVPESVRSALGVESGAGRRIEPQRYFYSGLLLVGVVGQYAGGKLTDRIPVEYGLAGSFGVLAVLAVLFVPVSEAGLGPLMVLGALLGAFLFVVQPMYQATVAEYTPSGTRGLSYGFTYLGVFGVGALGGTIAGGILAVADATVLFLTLAGIAAVGSLIGLVLAHRAD, from the coding sequence GTGAACAGCAACGACAGGGCGATCACGGCGCTCGCGTCGCTGGCCCACGGCGCGGTCCACACCTACGAGATGACGGTCCCGCTGTTCGTCGTCGTCTGGCTGACCGAGTTCGACGCGATCCCGCTCGGCGTCGCGAGCGTCGACGTGACGACGGCGACCGTCGGCGTGGTCGTCACGCTGGGCTACGGCCTGTTCGGTCTCGGCGCGCTCCCCGGCGGGGTCCTCGTCGACCGCGTGGGCTCGCGGCGGCTCATCAGCGCCTGCCTGCTCGGGATGGGCCTCTCGTACGTCCTGCTCGGCCTCGCACCGAACATGCTCGTCGTCGCCGCGGCGCTGGTGCTGTGGGGGATCGCGGCCAGCGTCTACCACCCCGCGGGCCTCTCGCTCATCAGCAAGGGCGTCGAGGAGCGCGGTACCGGTCTCGCGTACCACGGTATCGCCGGTAACCTCGGCATCGGGCTCGGCCCGCTGGCCGCCACGGTCATGCTGCTGTTCGTCGAGTGGCGCACCGTCGCGCTCGTCCTCGGGGCACCGGCCGTCCTCGCCGCCGCCTACGCCGCCCGCGCGGACTTCGACGAGACCGCCGCCGTCGCGGAGAGCGAGGCCGCCGCGGACGGCGGATCCAAGGCCACCAGCGGCGTCGACGACCTCGGCGAGTTCCTCGCGGAGTCGCGCCGCCTGCTCGCCGGCGGGTTCGTCCTCGTGTTCGTCGTCGTGATGTGCTCGGGGCTGTACTACCGCGGCGTCCTCACCTTCCTGCCGGAACTGCTCCGGGGCCTGCCGGGCTTCGACCCGATCCCGGCTGACGCGCTCGTCCCCGAGTCCGTCAGGTCCGCCCTCGGCGTCGAGTCGGGCGCGGGCCGGCGGATCGAGCCCCAGCGGTACTTCTACTCCGGGCTCCTCCTCGTCGGTGTCGTCGGCCAGTACGCCGGCGGGAAGCTCACGGACCGGATCCCCGTCGAGTACGGGCTCGCGGGGTCGTTCGGCGTGCTCGCGGTCCTGGCGGTCCTGTTCGTCCCGGTCTCCGAGGCGGGACTCGGCCCGCTGATGGTGCTGGGCGCGCTGCTCGGTGCCTTCCTGTTCGTCGTCCAGCCGATGTACCAGGCGACCGTCGCCGAGTACACGCCGTCTGGGACCCGCGGGCTCTCCTACGGGTTCACCTACCTCGGCGTGTTCGGCGTCGGCGCCCTCGGCGGCACCATCGCCGGCGGCATCCTCGCCGTCGCGGACGCGACCGTCTTGTTCCTCACGCTGGCCGGCATCGCCGCCGTCGGGTCGCTGATCGGGCTCGTGCTGGCCCACCGAGCCGACTGA
- a CDS encoding fumarylacetoacetate hydrolase family protein gives MRLARLQTPEGVVSGRYEDGTVVAEDGEYVVGRDGELTYPCSPSALYCVGRNYAETLDQMDYERPEEPDFFIKPPASLVGPDDPVYYPEWTDELTYAGELVAVIDERCRDVSPEEVPEVVRGYTILDDVDALDQQGRTARKAFDTSAPLGPWIETDVDPTGLDIETTVGGEVRQDASTELMLFDPYEVVSYLSRRFTFRPGDCVAFGSPANPGTVEPGETVEITYEGVGTLRNEVVEAE, from the coding sequence ATGCGACTGGCACGACTGCAGACCCCGGAGGGCGTCGTCAGCGGGCGCTACGAGGACGGGACCGTCGTCGCCGAGGACGGCGAGTACGTCGTCGGCCGCGACGGCGAGTTGACCTACCCGTGTTCGCCGTCGGCGCTGTACTGCGTCGGCCGCAACTACGCCGAGACGCTCGACCAGATGGACTACGAGCGCCCCGAGGAACCGGACTTCTTCATCAAACCCCCCGCTTCGCTCGTGGGGCCCGACGACCCCGTCTACTACCCCGAGTGGACCGACGAACTCACCTACGCCGGCGAACTCGTCGCCGTCATCGACGAGCGGTGCCGTGACGTGAGCCCCGAGGAAGTGCCCGAGGTCGTCCGCGGGTACACGATCCTCGACGACGTGGACGCGCTCGACCAGCAGGGTCGCACCGCCCGGAAGGCGTTCGACACCTCGGCGCCGCTGGGGCCGTGGATCGAGACGGACGTGGACCCGACCGGCCTGGACATCGAGACAACCGTGGGCGGCGAGGTCCGGCAGGACGCCAGCACCGAGCTGATGCTGTTCGACCCCTACGAGGTCGTCTCCTACCTCTCGCGGCGGTTCACGTTCCGGCCCGGGGACTGCGTCGCGTTCGGGAGCCCGGCGAACCCGGGAACGGTCGAACCGGGCGAGACCGTCGAGATCACCTACGAGGGCGTCGGGACGCTGCGGAACGAGGTCGTCGAGGCGGAGTGA
- the dinB gene encoding DNA polymerase IV: protein MSGDLGSLGADATPDQVVCHVDMDCFYAACERLREPALEGQPLVVGMGYESEQTHGAVATASYEAREFGVESAMAISEALERLPRKVEAARDPELDVEEAGFYRPVDLDFYDEVAADVKAILHDAADVVREVSIDEAYLDVTDRVDWDEVEAFAAELRERIDEEVGVAASVGVAPTMSAAKIASDYDKPEGLVVVEPGEVREFLAPLDVAEIHNVGPVTARQLREMGIETAGDLAAADPERVRETFGERGLEVRRFARGEDPREVTPVGEPKSLSRESAFTEPTDDTERKREKVRALAADVAERAQREGALYRTIGIKVVTPPYDVNTRAESLPGPVDDPDLLESTALDLLEEFDDDRVRKLGVRVSKLDFAESDQASLAGFEGSNGGDGGADGSGEPESSDGSGSRDASEGSGSRDVTGGAAGDDAHDGQRSLRDYE, encoded by the coding sequence ATGAGCGGCGACCTCGGGAGCCTGGGGGCCGACGCGACGCCCGACCAGGTGGTCTGTCACGTCGACATGGACTGTTTCTACGCGGCCTGCGAGCGACTCCGGGAGCCGGCGCTGGAGGGCCAGCCGCTCGTCGTCGGGATGGGCTACGAGTCCGAGCAGACCCACGGCGCGGTCGCCACCGCCAGCTACGAGGCCCGCGAGTTCGGCGTCGAGAGCGCGATGGCCATCTCCGAGGCGCTCGAACGGCTCCCCCGGAAGGTCGAGGCCGCACGCGACCCGGAACTCGACGTCGAGGAGGCGGGCTTCTACCGGCCGGTCGACCTCGATTTCTACGACGAGGTCGCCGCGGACGTGAAGGCGATCCTCCACGACGCCGCCGACGTGGTCCGGGAGGTCAGCATCGACGAGGCGTATCTCGACGTGACCGACCGGGTCGACTGGGACGAGGTCGAGGCGTTCGCGGCGGAGCTGAGGGAACGCATCGACGAGGAGGTGGGCGTCGCCGCGAGCGTCGGCGTCGCGCCGACGATGAGCGCGGCGAAGATCGCCAGCGACTACGACAAACCCGAGGGGCTGGTCGTCGTCGAACCCGGCGAGGTGCGGGAGTTTCTCGCGCCGCTGGACGTGGCCGAGATCCACAACGTCGGGCCGGTCACCGCCCGCCAGTTGCGCGAGATGGGCATCGAGACCGCGGGCGACCTGGCGGCGGCCGACCCCGAGCGCGTCCGGGAGACGTTCGGCGAGCGCGGACTGGAGGTCCGCCGGTTCGCCCGCGGCGAGGACCCCCGCGAGGTGACGCCCGTCGGCGAGCCGAAGAGCCTCTCGCGGGAGTCGGCGTTCACCGAGCCGACCGACGACACCGAGCGCAAGCGCGAGAAGGTCCGCGCGCTGGCCGCCGACGTGGCCGAGCGCGCGCAGCGCGAGGGCGCGCTGTACCGGACCATCGGGATCAAGGTGGTCACGCCGCCCTACGACGTGAACACGCGCGCCGAGTCGCTACCCGGCCCCGTCGACGATCCCGACCTGCTGGAGTCGACGGCACTCGACCTCCTGGAGGAGTTCGACGACGACCGGGTCCGCAAGCTCGGCGTCCGCGTCTCGAAGCTCGACTTCGCGGAGAGCGACCAGGCTAGCCTCGCCGGATTCGAGGGGTCGAACGGCGGGGACGGCGGAGCGGACGGCTCGGGCGAGCCGGAGTCCTCGGACGGGTCCGGCAGCCGCGACGCTTCGGAGGGATCCGGCAGCCGCGATGTCACGGGCGGGGCCGCCGGCGACGACGCCCACGACGGCCAGCGCTCGCTGCGGGACTACGAGTAG
- a CDS encoding CDP-alcohol phosphatidyltransferase family protein yields the protein MTLDRFRPAVKGAVAPSVTLAKRVGLTPNGVSVLALALALVGGAAFAVAPRRDPLLYLGGAVAVALNGWLDLVDGELARETGTGSDAGDLLDHVLDRYADIVMIAGLAAGIDAYALGLAAVTGVLMTSYLGTQAQAVGLDRVYGGLVGRADRLALVVAVGAVAAFVTEPLSGLTIVGWLLVFFAVVGHFTAVQRFYYAMKAL from the coding sequence ATGACTCTGGACCGGTTCCGCCCCGCGGTGAAAGGCGCCGTCGCGCCGTCGGTCACGCTCGCGAAGCGCGTCGGCCTGACGCCCAACGGGGTGAGCGTGCTCGCGCTGGCGCTCGCGCTCGTCGGCGGCGCCGCCTTCGCCGTCGCGCCGCGCCGCGACCCCCTCCTCTATCTCGGCGGCGCCGTCGCGGTGGCGCTCAACGGCTGGCTCGACCTCGTCGACGGCGAACTCGCACGCGAGACGGGCACCGGGAGCGACGCCGGCGACCTGCTCGACCACGTCCTCGACCGCTACGCCGACATCGTGATGATCGCCGGGCTCGCGGCCGGCATCGACGCCTACGCCCTCGGCCTGGCCGCCGTCACCGGCGTCCTGATGACCTCCTACCTCGGCACCCAGGCCCAGGCGGTCGGCCTCGACCGCGTCTACGGCGGGCTCGTCGGCCGCGCCGACCGCCTGGCGCTGGTCGTCGCCGTCGGCGCGGTCGCCGCGTTCGTCACGGAACCGCTCTCGGGGCTGACTATCGTGGGGTGGCTGCTCGTCTTCTTCGCCGTCGTCGGCCACTTCACCGCCGTCCAGCGGTTCTACTACGCGATGAAGGCACTCTGA
- a CDS encoding adenylate kinase family protein, giving the protein MRVAVTGTPGTGKTTAVERLADADGPAADLDALHLNDVIREEDFVVEHDEERDSAVADIDAVADYLDGRDDALFESHLAHHFDADRVVVLRCHPEELERRLTERGEPAAKAEENAESEALDVILAEAVERHGEEAVYEVDATDMDPDEVAAAIEAVVAGEREPQAGTVSFVDYL; this is encoded by the coding sequence ATGCGCGTCGCCGTGACCGGCACCCCCGGGACGGGGAAGACGACGGCCGTCGAGCGGCTGGCGGACGCGGACGGGCCCGCCGCCGACCTCGACGCCCTCCACCTCAACGACGTGATCCGCGAGGAGGACTTCGTCGTCGAACACGACGAGGAGCGCGATTCGGCGGTCGCCGACATCGACGCCGTCGCCGACTACCTCGACGGCCGCGACGACGCCCTCTTCGAGTCCCACCTCGCCCACCACTTCGACGCCGACCGCGTGGTCGTCCTGCGCTGTCACCCCGAGGAGCTGGAGCGGCGGCTGACCGAGCGGGGCGAACCGGCGGCGAAGGCCGAGGAGAACGCCGAGTCGGAGGCGCTGGACGTGATCCTCGCCGAGGCCGTCGAGCGCCACGGCGAGGAGGCCGTCTACGAGGTCGACGCGACCGACATGGACCCCGACGAGGTGGCGGCCGCCATCGAGGCAGTCGTCGCCGGCGAGCGCGAGCCCCAGGCCGGTACAGTTTCGTTCGTGGACTATCTATGA
- the hisC gene encoding histidinol-phosphate transaminase produces MEPRDLSDHTVYRAGRGIEEVARDLGLDPDDLVKLSSNENPFGASPEAVEAVREHADRVSSYPKSAHTDLTEKVADRHGLDPEQIWLTPSGDTALDNVARAFIEPGDRVLVPKPGFAYYPMSARYHHGEVDEYRLEKAEDFAQTPETVLDAYDGHRIVYVTSPHNPTGSEMSLADVRTVAEATDEETLVVYDEAYVHFTDSPTGIELVEDREDVAVIRTFSKAYGLAGMRLGYAVAPAEWADAYARVNTPFGVTELTCRAGLAALDDDDHVERTVETAKWAREYMHERLEAKTWESGGNFVLVEVGDASAVADAAQREGVIVRDCTSFGLPECIRITCGTEDETRRAVETINEVLAEVSA; encoded by the coding sequence ATGGAACCACGGGACCTCTCCGACCACACCGTCTACCGCGCCGGGAGGGGCATCGAGGAGGTGGCCCGCGACCTCGGGCTCGACCCCGACGACCTCGTGAAGCTCTCCTCCAACGAGAACCCCTTCGGCGCCAGCCCGGAGGCCGTCGAGGCCGTCCGCGAACACGCCGACCGCGTCTCCAGCTACCCCAAGTCGGCCCACACCGACCTCACCGAGAAGGTCGCCGACCGTCACGGCCTGGACCCCGAACAGATCTGGCTGACCCCCAGCGGCGACACGGCGCTGGACAACGTCGCCCGGGCGTTCATCGAGCCCGGCGACCGCGTGCTCGTCCCGAAACCCGGATTCGCCTACTACCCGATGTCGGCCCGCTACCACCACGGCGAGGTCGACGAGTACCGCCTGGAGAAGGCCGAGGACTTCGCACAGACGCCCGAGACGGTCCTCGACGCCTACGACGGCCACCGGATCGTCTACGTCACCTCCCCGCACAACCCGACGGGCTCGGAGATGAGCCTGGCGGACGTGCGGACGGTCGCCGAGGCGACCGACGAGGAGACGCTCGTCGTCTACGACGAGGCGTACGTCCACTTCACGGACTCCCCCACGGGGATCGAGCTCGTCGAGGACCGGGAGGACGTGGCCGTGATCCGCACGTTCTCGAAGGCCTACGGCCTGGCGGGGATGCGCCTGGGCTACGCCGTCGCGCCCGCGGAGTGGGCCGACGCCTACGCCCGCGTGAACACCCCCTTCGGCGTGACCGAGTTGACGTGTCGCGCCGGCCTGGCCGCGCTCGACGACGACGACCACGTCGAGCGGACCGTCGAGACGGCGAAGTGGGCCCGCGAGTACATGCACGAGCGCCTGGAGGCGAAGACCTGGGAGAGCGGCGGCAACTTCGTCCTCGTCGAGGTGGGCGACGCGAGCGCCGTCGCCGACGCCGCCCAGCGCGAGGGGGTCATCGTCCGCGACTGCACCAGTTTCGGCCTGCCCGAGTGCATCCGGATCACCTGCGGGACGGAAGACGAGACCCGCCGGGCAGTCGAGACGATCAACGAGGTCCTCGCGGAGGTGTCGGCGTGA
- a CDS encoding transporter → MSALDTAMYVLHLVFGGVWTGSVVFVTLGVLPTAQDGTANAEPLRAVVEKLRWVSRASALALLASGGHLAGGTGRYTVESLTGTGRGHLVLTMVALWLGLAALVEIGSSKLADGFDQRKVREPAREARPFFLAASVVAAALLVVGGLLASPTIL, encoded by the coding sequence ATGTCAGCGCTGGACACGGCGATGTACGTGTTGCACCTCGTCTTCGGCGGGGTGTGGACCGGCAGCGTCGTCTTCGTCACCCTCGGCGTCCTGCCCACCGCGCAGGACGGCACCGCCAACGCCGAACCGCTCCGGGCCGTCGTCGAGAAACTGCGGTGGGTCTCGCGGGCGAGCGCGCTCGCCCTGCTCGCCTCGGGCGGGCACCTCGCCGGCGGCACCGGTCGCTACACCGTCGAGTCGCTGACCGGGACCGGCCGCGGCCACCTCGTCCTCACGATGGTCGCGCTGTGGCTCGGCCTCGCCGCGCTCGTCGAAATCGGGTCGAGCAAACTCGCCGACGGGTTCGACCAGCGGAAGGTCCGCGAGCCCGCTCGCGAGGCCCGCCCGTTCTTCCTCGCGGCGTCGGTCGTCGCCGCCGCCCTCCTGGTCGTCGGCGGGCTGCTCGCCTCCCCGACGATCCTCTGA
- a CDS encoding CPBP family intramembrane glutamic endopeptidase — MATSERSPLRTVVALVSALGLGGGGLAFGFVLASVAAAVLTLGLGIEISPAAVIVLSLVFVQGVGCAGVAFAYLKLRPVVGPEVRSLLGFDGVPGPFDIDADLPDLRAVAVVVGGYVLALGAAFAGSILVTLLQVDTGTNQAAEIGMENPEVLLILIPASILVIGPGEELLFRGVVQGRLREVLGPVAGILLASTVFAGLHWFALTGGSAAGNFVALAVLVGPSLVFGAAYELTDNIVVPSLIHGIYNATLFTLLYVVVAFGDQLPDQQNVAAAAIALL, encoded by the coding sequence ATGGCAACGAGTGAACGGTCCCCGCTTCGAACGGTAGTCGCGCTCGTCTCCGCCCTCGGCCTCGGCGGCGGCGGGCTGGCGTTCGGGTTCGTACTCGCCTCCGTCGCCGCCGCCGTACTGACTCTCGGACTCGGTATCGAGATCTCGCCGGCCGCGGTGATCGTCCTGAGTCTCGTCTTCGTACAGGGCGTGGGCTGTGCCGGCGTCGCGTTCGCGTATCTGAAACTCCGGCCCGTCGTCGGCCCCGAGGTCAGGTCGCTCCTCGGGTTCGACGGCGTCCCCGGGCCGTTCGACATCGACGCCGACCTGCCGGACCTCCGTGCGGTCGCCGTCGTCGTCGGCGGCTACGTCCTCGCGCTCGGCGCCGCCTTCGCCGGGTCGATCCTCGTCACGCTGCTTCAGGTCGACACCGGCACCAACCAGGCCGCCGAGATCGGGATGGAGAACCCCGAGGTCCTGCTGATCCTGATCCCCGCGTCGATCCTGGTCATCGGCCCGGGCGAGGAACTGCTCTTCCGCGGCGTCGTCCAGGGGCGGCTCCGCGAGGTACTCGGGCCCGTTGCGGGCATCCTCCTCGCCAGTACCGTCTTCGCGGGCCTCCACTGGTTCGCGCTGACCGGCGGCTCCGCGGCCGGCAACTTCGTCGCGCTGGCGGTGCTCGTCGGCCCGTCGCTGGTCTTCGGGGCGGCCTACGAGCTCACCGACAACATCGTCGTGCCCTCGCTGATCCACGGGATCTACAACGCGACGCTGTTCACGCTGCTGTACGTCGTTGTGGCCTTCGGCGACCAGCTGCCCGACCAGCAGAACGTGGCCGCGGCGGCGATCGCGCTCCTCTGA
- a CDS encoding J domain-containing protein, whose translation MNGTFYGVLGVGPDADEEAIRAAYRERVKEHHPDVSADPDAADRFRRLTVAKETLLDAAERARYDRLGHRAYVESHADPSLWTTESSTDATVPSADDPTDGARDGSDGAGDGARDASDDPADGPARNGSTGTWAGRTAESRRSPSARSSTATGSATEDRARRTTTGATGAGSSDPGPAGSGSGSASSGSTGPSSGRASNGDGAPNGGDGAPGDGGTTGGATATATAGGAAASGPRSRESATGDAASGARRRTRRPSGSYATTSFWGAAESRSGAGRSSDPATRRALTALRRLGPWILVHVLFLSLAVGTGWYVYAVVLPPAERSAALLFVLIGEVGLAVVLSSLHILSRLYR comes from the coding sequence ATGAACGGGACGTTCTACGGCGTCCTCGGGGTGGGACCCGACGCCGACGAGGAAGCGATCCGCGCCGCCTACCGCGAGCGCGTCAAGGAGCACCACCCGGACGTGAGCGCCGACCCCGACGCGGCCGACCGGTTCAGGCGCCTGACCGTCGCGAAGGAGACGCTGCTCGACGCGGCCGAGCGCGCGCGGTACGACCGGCTCGGCCACCGCGCGTACGTCGAATCGCACGCCGATCCGAGCCTCTGGACGACCGAGTCCTCGACGGATGCAACCGTCCCGTCCGCCGACGACCCGACCGACGGGGCGCGGGACGGTTCCGACGGCGCGGGCGACGGGGCGCGGGACGCTTCCGACGACCCGGCCGACGGGCCCGCCCGGAACGGGTCTACCGGGACGTGGGCCGGACGAACGGCGGAGAGCCGCCGGTCGCCGTCCGCCCGGTCCTCGACCGCGACGGGGTCGGCTACCGAAGACCGCGCCCGCCGGACCACGACCGGAGCCACCGGCGCCGGATCGTCGGATCCGGGACCGGCGGGCTCGGGGTCCGGGAGTGCCTCGTCCGGTTCGACCGGGCCCAGCAGCGGTCGGGCGTCGAACGGCGACGGAGCGCCGAACGGCGGCGACGGAGCGCCGGGCGACGGCGGGACGACCGGCGGCGCCACGGCCACGGCGACAGCCGGCGGCGCGGCGGCGTCGGGGCCGAGGAGCCGGGAGTCCGCGACCGGTGACGCGGCGAGCGGGGCGCGGCGACGGACCCGGCGGCCGTCCGGGTCGTACGCGACGACCAGTTTCTGGGGGGCCGCCGAGAGCCGGTCGGGCGCCGGGCGGTCGTCGGACCCGGCGACGCGACGCGCCCTGACCGCGCTCCGCCGGCTCGGGCCGTGGATCCTGGTCCACGTCCTCTTCCTCTCGCTGGCGGTCGGAACCGGCTGGTACGTCTACGCGGTCGTCCTGCCGCCGGCCGAGCGGTCGGCCGCGCTGCTGTTCGTCCTGATCGGCGAGGTGGGGCTGGCGGTGGTTCTGTCGTCGTTGCACATACTCTCGCGGCTCTACCGGTAG
- a CDS encoding ArsR/SmtB family transcription factor, which produces MGRLLPFKSEPTRTPDEPKVLDLDDEATEEALSALSSDTARKILATLYEEPKTPPEIRDEVGTSLQNVHYHVERLEDADLIQPAGEGYSEKGTEMTIYAPASEALVLFAGQEHDRSRLKTALTRLLGSVGLLAVASLAVRRLFGESGGRLGDYGVSFGMGSQSGADGGDAGDGSAGGGDGGGGDGTADADGGDGGDAADGGDGGGADAGADDAAGEATTTGDGDVGVFGGGETDAGEATPSPTPEPGAATEAPSATPAGTPSATPAETASATPAGTPSPTPAGTPTPAATPSPTAAPTETQAATPAPTATPTATETATPRSTPTPTDSPSPTPTETGMDSGTITLDTETQIPAETVDGARQVAGGGDSLLADPAVAFFLGGLFMILVVTAWWYVQG; this is translated from the coding sequence ATGGGTCGTCTGCTGCCGTTCAAGTCGGAGCCGACGCGGACGCCCGACGAGCCGAAGGTCCTCGACCTCGACGACGAGGCGACCGAGGAGGCGCTGTCCGCGCTCTCGTCGGACACCGCACGGAAGATCCTGGCGACGCTGTACGAGGAGCCGAAGACGCCGCCGGAGATCCGCGACGAGGTGGGGACCTCCCTCCAGAACGTCCACTACCACGTCGAGCGGCTGGAGGACGCCGACCTGATCCAGCCGGCGGGGGAGGGCTACTCCGAGAAGGGCACGGAGATGACCATCTACGCGCCGGCGAGCGAGGCGCTCGTGCTGTTCGCCGGCCAGGAGCACGACCGCTCGCGCCTGAAGACGGCGCTGACGCGGCTGCTGGGCTCGGTCGGCCTGCTGGCGGTCGCGAGCCTCGCCGTCCGGCGGCTGTTCGGCGAGTCCGGCGGACGGCTCGGCGACTACGGAGTCTCCTTCGGGATGGGGTCGCAGTCCGGCGCCGACGGCGGCGACGCCGGGGACGGTAGCGCCGGCGGTGGGGACGGGGGCGGCGGCGACGGTACTGCCGATGCCGACGGCGGCGACGGCGGAGACGCTGCCGACGGCGGAGACGGTGGGGGTGCCGACGCGGGAGCGGACGACGCCGCCGGGGAGGCCACGACCACCGGCGACGGCGATGTCGGGGTGTTCGGCGGCGGGGAGACGGACGCCGGCGAGGCGACCCCGAGTCCGACGCCCGAGCCGGGAGCCGCGACGGAGGCCCCGTCCGCCACGCCCGCGGGGACCCCCTCGGCGACGCCCGCCGAGACCGCGTCGGCGACGCCGGCCGGTACCCCGTCACCGACGCCCGCGGGGACGCCCACGCCGGCAGCGACGCCCTCGCCCACGGCCGCGCCGACCGAGACCCAGGCCGCGACGCCCGCACCGACCGCGACGCCCACCGCGACGGAGACGGCGACGCCCCGGTCGACCCCCACGCCGACGGACTCGCCGTCGCCGACGCCGACCGAGACGGGCATGGATTCGGGGACGATCACCCTCGACACCGAGACGCAGATCCCGGCCGAGACGGTCGACGGTGCCCGGCAGGTCGCCGGCGGCGGCGACTCGCTGCTGGCCGACCCGGCGGTCGCCTTCTTCCTCGGCGGGCTGTTCATGATCCTCGTCGTCACCGCCTGGTGGTACGTCCAGGGGTGA